In Manis pentadactyla isolate mManPen7 chromosome 11, mManPen7.hap1, whole genome shotgun sequence, one DNA window encodes the following:
- the CIMAP1C gene encoding LOW QUALITY PROTEIN: outer dense fiber protein 3-like protein 1 (The sequence of the model RefSeq protein was modified relative to this genomic sequence to represent the inferred CDS: inserted 2 bases in 2 codons; substituted 2 bases at 2 genomic stop codons): protein MGRWVSRRRVQGLGARRLSPAPLSHLARVDEAHLVTRGWEICQELDTEGSEGRRRLQGSEKVQAASVEFLSHSFGATATGGNKHCPSCAVTSSPAPAFWARGWLYPRQPQLTSWGTVWLPSPHTGSGVGEREGTRAWAGTPGKGPPRPSFLPAPGISQWYYCSLLGPSLKLPKGAANSVLYGQHPEKAVQAPSQQEVKQAPAVTARIXGPGPAKYLRPSCTGYIDHGISMFXEPAXSLHARHLEKRITDTCNPGTCYFLEPKITRSGMFSCPQVPVEKRISNLSLSPTPAPCHYNLEKTQPPGERRAPRYTFGYRCPYRVMDPSPAPNKYQLPLLLGPNIPVSHAAPCYSLASKDKNWFYEENVAGGPGPAMRARPEPSVYQNRSPXCSMTKCFAYPVGHTLRPGPASHDVQRVTVHKPRVPAFTLGIKHSPCLCPLVIDIHD from the exons ATGGGCAGATGGGTGTCCCGGAGGCGAGTCCAGGGCTTGGGGGCCAGGAGGCTCTCCCCAGCACCTCTTAGCCACCTGGCACGGGTGGACGAGGCACACCTGGTGACTCGGGGCTGGGAGATTTGCCAAGAACTGGACACGGAGGGCAGTGAAGGCAGGAGGAGACTGCAGGGCAGCGAGAAAGTTCAGG CTGCCAGTGTAGAATTTCTAAGCCACAGTTTTGGCGCCACGGCAACTGGGGGAAATAAACACTGTCCAAGTTGTGCGGTGACATCATCCCCAGCTCCGGCCTTCTGGGCTCGTGGCTGGCTGTACCCCAGACAGCCTCAGCTCACAAGCTGGGGGACCGTGTGGCTTCCCAGCCCCCACACAGGCTCTggagtgggggagagggaggggacacGGGCCTGGGCAGGGACTCCTGGAAAAGGCCCCCCCAGACCTAGCTTCTTGCCTGCCCCTGGGATCTCACAGTGGTACTACTGCTCGCTCCTGGGCCCCAGCCTGAAACTGCCCAAAGGGGCCGCGAACTCCGTGCTCTACGGGCAGCACCCAGAGAAGGCGGTACAGGCGCCCTCCCAGCAGGAGGTAAAGCAGGCCCCTGCGGTCACAGCCAGGATCTAAG GTCCGGGGCCTGCCAAGTACCTCCGACCATCCTGCACAGGCTACATAGACCATGGCATCTCCATGT CAGAGCCAGCCTAGTCCCTGCATGCCCGGCACTTGGAGAAGC GAATCACAGACACATGCAACCCTGGGACTTGCTACTTCTTGGAGCCTAAAATAACTCGGTCTGGAATGTTCAGCTGCCCTCAGGTCCCCGTGGAGAAACGCATCTCTAACCTGA GCctgagccccaccccagccccctgccACTACAACTTGGAGAAGACCCAGCCACCCGGGGAACGCAGGGCTCCCCGGTACACCTTTGGCTATCGGTGTCCATACAGAGTGATGGACCCCAGTCCAGCCCCCAATAAGTACCAGCTGCCACTATTGCTGGGGCCCAACATCCCTGTCAGCCATGCTGCTCCTTGCTACAGTTTGGCCTCCAAGGACAAGAACTGGTTCTACGAGGAGAACGTGGCAGGAGGCCCTGGGCCTGCCATGCGCGCCCGGCCTGAGCCATCTGTCTACCAGAACCGCAGCC TCTGCAGCATGACCAAGTGCTTCGCCTACCCGGTGGGCCACACGCTGCGGCCTGGTCCTGCCTCCCACGATGTCCAGCGGGTCACAGTGCACAAGCCCCGGGTACCCGCTTTCACTCTGGGCATCAAGCACTCACCCTGCCTGTGCCCGCTGGTCATTGACATTCATGACTGA